The following proteins come from a genomic window of Takifugu rubripes chromosome 11, fTakRub1.2, whole genome shotgun sequence:
- the LOC101071445 gene encoding transcription regulator protein BACH1-like — MAVFTFQSAGHCVHLLQCLNDQRQQDVLCDVTIEVGNATFRAHRSVLASCSDYFHHRVTSVTSHNATITLSEEVTVEGFEPLLQFAYTSKLTFTKENIHAICKSAEFLGFNNLESACFDFLIPKFSEGREKSQEVRRRPCCHNLASRTNVDYSVESSQPKSSGSSNSVPSRDEEHTDFPSQCPQSTPDQFKSREEHLSLETCGPQMATLSLELSGSDMYPVLPLASHDVNKADHSAPFCERALLEIGDVCNQSELSLADCDLSCDLSPSEDMNPSELESESSDVKQTVETLGAETTYNSGPCLADTSGAGTCSGPLGQNEVDVEQRIKGEHSEPTIGAGRHKDRLVERSSVEREVAEHLAKGFWSDSRPPQAHALALEPTDQSNLDKASDFHWLKQLDLSSSVGDCPFLKDLETNDDPVSRAESLSHSEKSPCMSSLNSGDDSELDTDGDAEANKKRAEEIQLPFPVEQISVLTRSAFQQLLKHNHLTHDQLEFVHDVRRRSKNRVAAQRCRKRKLEGIHQLQCEIKRLTSEKEHLLREQTELERNLEQIRYSLCEFCKTVSVESASGQDHLQSLTQLSQSTSSNGLVGKYEATQLSNVTLDSSACDLSKLPAASNETDVSEAEPQTEESVSEQSCPDPMSLLKDCLDMDNIL, encoded by the exons TATTCACCTTTCAGTCTGCAGGGCACTGCGTGCACCTTCTCCAGTGTCTGAATGACCAGAGGCAGCAGGACGTCCTGTGTGATGTGACTATAGAAGTGGGAAACGCCACTTTTAGAGCCCATCGTTCTGTCCTGGCTTCCTGCAGTGACTATTTCCACCACAGGGTTACCAGTGTCACCAGTCACAATGCCACCATCACCTTGTCTGAAGAG GTCACTGTTGAGGGCTTTGAACCTTTGCTTCAATTTGCTTACACATCCAAGTTGACATTCACCAAAGAAAACATTCATGCCATTTGCAAAAGTGCTGAGTTTTTAGGGTTTAATAACTTGGAGTCAGCATGCTTTGACTTCCTCATCCCAAAGTTTTCTGAAGGCAGAGAAAAGTCACAGGAAGTCAGGCGCAGGCCCTGCTGTCACAATCTGGCTTCTCGAACAAATGTCGACTACAGTGTCGAGAGCAGCCAGCCGAAATCGTCCGGGTCCAGCAACTCCGTGCCTTCAAGAGATGAAGAACACACAGACTTTCCATCGCAATGTCCTCAAAGTACACCCGACCAGTTCAAGAGCAGGGAGGAACACCTCTCTTTGGAGACCTGTGGCCCACAAATGGCCACCTTATCTCTGGAGTTATCGGGAAGTGACATGTACCCCGTGTTGCCTTTAGCAAGCCACGATGTGAACAAAGCAGATCATTCCGCTCCCTTCTGTGAAAGAGCCCTTCTAGAAATAGGCGACGTGTGTAATCAAAGTGAATTGAGTTTGGCTGACTGTGACCTGTCCTGTGATTTGTCACCATCAGAGGATATGAATCCATCAGAACTCGAGTCAGAAAGCAGCGATGTAAAACAAACCGTCGAGACTCTCGGCGCCGAAACCACCTACAACTCTGGTCCGTGTTTAGCCGACACGTCGGGAGCTGGGACGTGCAGCGGGCCGCTGGGGCAAAATGAGGTTGACGTCGAACAGAGAATTAAAGGTGAACATTCAGAGCCCACAATAGGTGCTGGCAGGCACAAAGACAGGCTTGTGGAAAGGAGCAGTGTGGAGAGGGAGGTGGCGGAACACCTCGCTAAGGGATTTTGGTCCGACTCGCGTCCACCTCAGGCTCATGCACTCGCGCTAGAACCTACAGACCAAAGCAACCTGGACAAAGCGTCAGACTTCCATTGGCTTAAGCAGCTTGACCTGAGCTCCAGTGTTGGAGACTGTCCCTTCCTCAAGGACCTTGAGACAAACGATGACCCAGTTTCCCGCGCCGAGAGCCTGTCCCACTCGGAGAAGAGTCCCTGTATGTCTTCACTCAACTCCGGGGATGACTCGGAGCTTGACACGGATGGAGACGCCGAAGCCAACAAAAAAAGGGCGGAAGAG ATACAGCTCCCGTTCCCAGTGGAGCAGATCTCCGTGCTGACCCGGAGTGCCTTCCAGCAGCTTTTGAAACACAATCATCTGACTCACGATCAGCTGGAGTTTGTCCACGACGTCCGGCGCCGAAGTAAAAACCGCGTTGCCGCGCAGCGCTGTCGAAAAAGGAAACTTGAAGGGATCCATCAGCTACAGTGTGAAATCAAAAGATTA ACCAGTGAGAAAGAGCATCTGTTGAGGGAGCAAACCGAACTGGAGCGAAACCTGGAGCAGATCCGGTACAGCCTGTGCGAGTTCTGCAAGACTGTGAGCGTTGAGTCCGCCTCCGGTCAGGACCACTTACAGTCCCTCACCCAGCTCTCACAATCCACCTCGTCCAACGGTCTCGTGGGCAAATATGAGGCGACGCAGCTCTCTAATGTGACGCTGGATTCTTCCGCTTGCGACTTAAGCAAGCTACCTGCAGCTTCAAATGAAACCGATGTATCGGAGGCCGAGCCACAGACAGAGGAGTCTGTTTCTGAACAAAGCTGCCCTGATCCCATGTCCCTCCTCAAAGACTGTTTGGACATGGACAATATACTGTAA
- the grik1b gene encoding glutamate receptor ionotropic, kainate 1 isoform X1, producing MAEKKGLLSSLIYFMAEFWLTSQQVLRIGGIFETLENEPISVEELAFKFAVTNINRNRTLMPNTTLTYDIQRINLFDSFEASRKACDQLALGVGAVFGPSHSSSVSAVQSICNALEVPHIQTRWKHPSVDNKDSFYINLYPEYTSISRAVLDIVQFYKWKTVTVVYEDATGLIRLQELIKAPSRYNIKIKIRQLPTGSKDARPLLKEMKKGKEFYVIFDCSYQTSADVLKQILSMGMMTEYYHFFFTTLDLFALDLEPYRYSGVNMTGFRLLNIDNPQVASVVEKWAMERLQAPSKAESGMIEGMMTTEAALMYDAVYMVAAASQRASQITVSSLQCHRHKPWRFGSRFMNMLKDAQWNGLTGQITINKTDGLRKEFDLDVISLKEDSLEKTITGNNRLNKVWKKIGVWNSQTGLNLTDTNKDSSTNVTDSMANRTLIVTTILENPYVMYKKSDKPLYGNDRFEGYCLDLLKELSNILGFSYEVKLVSDGKYGAQNDKGEWNGMVRELIDHVADLAVAPLTITYVREKVIDFSKPFMTLGISILYHKPNGTNPGVFSFLNPLSPDIWMYVLLACLGVSCVLFVIARFTPYEWYNPHPCNPDSDVVENNFTLINSVWFGVGALMQQGSELMPKALSTRIVGGIWWFFTLIIISSYTANLAAFLTVERMDSPIDSADDLAKQTKIEYGAVRDGSTMTFFKKSKISTYEKMWAFMSSRKNTALVKNNREGIQRVLTTDYALLMESTSIEYISQRNCNLTQIGGLIDSKGYGVGTPIGSPYRDKVTIAILQLQEEGKLHMMKEKWWRGNGCPEEDSKEASALGVENIGGIFIVLAAGLVLSVFVAIGEFIYKSRKNLDIEEVSVGQCEWHNKY from the exons ATGGCGGAAAAAAAGGGACTGTTATCCTCTCTAATTTACTTTATGGCAGAGTTTTGGCTGACCTCACAGCAAGTCCTCAGAATCG GGGGAATCTTTGAGACCCTTGAGAATGAGCCCATTAGTGTTGAAGAACTGGCCTTTAAATTTGCTGTCACCAACATAAACAGGAACAGGACCCTGATGCCAAACACCACACTGACCTACGACATCCAGAGAATAAACCTATTTGACAGCTTTGAGGCATCACGGAAAG CCTGTGATCAGCTGGCTCTGGGCGTTGGTGCCGTATTTGGCCCCTCTCACAGCTCATCCGTCAGTGCGGTGCAGTCAATTTGTAACGCCCTTGAAGTCCCTCACATCCAGACGCGATGGAAACACCCCTCGGTGGACAACAAAGACAGTTTCTACATCAACCTCTATCCTGAATACACCTCCATAAGCCGAGCGGTGCTGGACATTGTACAGTTTTACAAATGGAAAACAGTCACTGTTGTCTATGAAGATGCAACTG GATTGATTCGCTTGCAAGAGTTGATCAAAGCTCCTTCCAGATACaacatcaaaatcaaaatccGCCAGCTCCCCACGGGAAGTAAAGATGCTCGGCCGTTGttgaaggagatgaagaagggGAAGGAATTCTATGTCATCTTTGACTGCTCCTACCAAACATCGGCGGACGTGCTCAAGCAG ATCTTATCCATGGGGATGATGACAGAGTATTACCACTTTTTCTTCACCACACTG GACCTGTTTGCGCTGGACCTGGAGCCGTACCGCTACAGCGGGGTCAACATGACGGGGTTCCGCCTGCTCAACATAGACAATCCTCAGGTGGCCTCGGTGGTGGAGAAGTGGGCCATGGAGCGACTGCAGGCCCCCTCGAAAGCTGAGAGTGGAATGATAGAGGGGATGATGACA ACCGAAGCGGCGCTGATGTATGATGCCGTCTACATGGTGGCTGCTGCATCACAACGTGCCTCCCAGATCACGGTCAGCTCCCTCCAGTGTCACCGACACAAACCCTGGCGCTTCGGGTCACGCTTCATGAACATGCTGAAAGAC GCACAGTGGAACGGGCTGACCGGACAGATaaccataaataaaacagaCGGCCTGCGTAAAGAGTTTGATTTAGACGTCATCAGTCTGAAAGAGGACAGCCTGGAGAAG ACAATCACGGGCAACAATCGCCTGAATAAAGTGTGGAAAAAG ATCGGTGTTTGGAACTCTCAAACGGGCCTAAATCTGACAGACACCAACAAGGATTCGTCGACGAATGTGACCGACTCAATGGCCAACAGGACCCTCATCGTCACAACCATCCTG GAAAACCCTTACGTCATGTACAAGAAATCAGACAAACCCCTTTATGGGAACGACCGCTTCGAAGGCTActgcctggacctgctcaaagAACTCTCCAACATTTTGGGCTTCTCCTACGAGGTAAAACTGGTGTCTGATGGCAAATACGGAGCCCAGAATGACAAAGGGGAGTGGAACGGCATGGTGCGAGAGCTCATTGACCAC GTGGCCGACCTCGCTGTGGCCCCTCTCACCATCACCTATGTGAGGGAGAAAGTGATAGACTTCTCCAAGCCCTTCATGACTCTGGGGATCAGCATCCTCTACCACAAACCCAATGGCACCAATCCAGGAGTGTTCTCCTTCCTCAACCCCTTGTCTCCAGATATCTGGATGTATGTTTTGCTGGCATGTCTTGGCGTCAGCTGCGTTTTGTTCGTTATCGCCCG GTTCACTCCCTATGAGTGGTACAACCCTCACCCCTGCAACCCCGACTCAGATGTGGTTGAAAACAACTTTACCCTGATAAACAGCGTTTGGTTTGGAGTTGGAGCGCTCATGCAACAAG GCTCAGAACTGATGCCCAAGGCTCTCTCTACGAGGATCGTTGGTGGAATATGGTGGTTCTTCACGCTCATCATAATCTCCTCGTACACTGCTAACCTGGCTGCTTTCCTCACCGTGGAGAGAATGGACTCACCAATCGACTCCGCAGACGACTTGGCGAAGCAAACCAAAATAGAATACGGTGCGGTGAGGGACGGCTCCACTATGACCTTCTTCAAG AAATCGAAGATCTCAACCTATGAGAAAATGTGGGCCTTCatgagcagcagaaaaaacACAGCACTGGTCAAGAATAACCGAGAGGGGATTCAGAGGGTCCTCACCACAGACTATGCTCTCCTGATGGAGTCCACGAGCATCGAGTACATCAGCCAGCGGAACTGCAATCTCACGCAGATCGGAGGCTTAATAGATTCGAAGGGATACGGCGTGGGAACACCGATAG GCTCACCGTACAGAGACAAGGTCACCATCGCcatcctgcagcttcaggaagaaGGGAAGCTGCACATGATGAAGGAGAAGTGGTGGAGAGGGAACGGCTGCCCAGAGGAGGACAGCAAAGAAGCCAGCGCCCTGGGCGTGGAAAACATTGGCGGAATCTTCATCGTTCTCGCAGCTGGACTCGTCCTCTCTGTTTTTGTAGCAATCGGGGAGTTTATTTACAAATCCAGGAAGAACTTGGACATCGAGGAGGTGAGCGTGGGGCAGTGCGAGTGGCACAACAAGTATTAA
- the grik1b gene encoding glutamate receptor ionotropic, kainate 1 isoform X2: MAEKKGLLSSLIYFMAEFWLTSQQVLRIGGIFETLENEPISVEELAFKFAVTNINRNRTLMPNTTLTYDIQRINLFDSFEASRKACDQLALGVGAVFGPSHSSSVSAVQSICNALEVPHIQTRWKHPSVDNKDSFYINLYPEYTSISRAVLDIVQFYKWKTVTVVYEDATGLIRLQELIKAPSRYNIKIKIRQLPTGSKDARPLLKEMKKGKEFYVIFDCSYQTSADVLKQILSMGMMTEYYHFFFTTLDLFALDLEPYRYSGVNMTGFRLLNIDNPQVASVVEKWAMERLQAPSKAESGMIEGMMTTEAALMYDAVYMVAAASQRASQITVSSLQCHRHKPWRFGSRFMNMLKDAQWNGLTGQITINKTDGLRKEFDLDVISLKEDSLEKIGVWNSQTGLNLTDTNKDSSTNVTDSMANRTLIVTTILENPYVMYKKSDKPLYGNDRFEGYCLDLLKELSNILGFSYEVKLVSDGKYGAQNDKGEWNGMVRELIDHVADLAVAPLTITYVREKVIDFSKPFMTLGISILYHKPNGTNPGVFSFLNPLSPDIWMYVLLACLGVSCVLFVIARFTPYEWYNPHPCNPDSDVVENNFTLINSVWFGVGALMQQGSELMPKALSTRIVGGIWWFFTLIIISSYTANLAAFLTVERMDSPIDSADDLAKQTKIEYGAVRDGSTMTFFKKSKISTYEKMWAFMSSRKNTALVKNNREGIQRVLTTDYALLMESTSIEYISQRNCNLTQIGGLIDSKGYGVGTPIGSPYRDKVTIAILQLQEEGKLHMMKEKWWRGNGCPEEDSKEASALGVENIGGIFIVLAAGLVLSVFVAIGEFIYKSRKNLDIEEVSVGQCEWHNKY; encoded by the exons ATGGCGGAAAAAAAGGGACTGTTATCCTCTCTAATTTACTTTATGGCAGAGTTTTGGCTGACCTCACAGCAAGTCCTCAGAATCG GGGGAATCTTTGAGACCCTTGAGAATGAGCCCATTAGTGTTGAAGAACTGGCCTTTAAATTTGCTGTCACCAACATAAACAGGAACAGGACCCTGATGCCAAACACCACACTGACCTACGACATCCAGAGAATAAACCTATTTGACAGCTTTGAGGCATCACGGAAAG CCTGTGATCAGCTGGCTCTGGGCGTTGGTGCCGTATTTGGCCCCTCTCACAGCTCATCCGTCAGTGCGGTGCAGTCAATTTGTAACGCCCTTGAAGTCCCTCACATCCAGACGCGATGGAAACACCCCTCGGTGGACAACAAAGACAGTTTCTACATCAACCTCTATCCTGAATACACCTCCATAAGCCGAGCGGTGCTGGACATTGTACAGTTTTACAAATGGAAAACAGTCACTGTTGTCTATGAAGATGCAACTG GATTGATTCGCTTGCAAGAGTTGATCAAAGCTCCTTCCAGATACaacatcaaaatcaaaatccGCCAGCTCCCCACGGGAAGTAAAGATGCTCGGCCGTTGttgaaggagatgaagaagggGAAGGAATTCTATGTCATCTTTGACTGCTCCTACCAAACATCGGCGGACGTGCTCAAGCAG ATCTTATCCATGGGGATGATGACAGAGTATTACCACTTTTTCTTCACCACACTG GACCTGTTTGCGCTGGACCTGGAGCCGTACCGCTACAGCGGGGTCAACATGACGGGGTTCCGCCTGCTCAACATAGACAATCCTCAGGTGGCCTCGGTGGTGGAGAAGTGGGCCATGGAGCGACTGCAGGCCCCCTCGAAAGCTGAGAGTGGAATGATAGAGGGGATGATGACA ACCGAAGCGGCGCTGATGTATGATGCCGTCTACATGGTGGCTGCTGCATCACAACGTGCCTCCCAGATCACGGTCAGCTCCCTCCAGTGTCACCGACACAAACCCTGGCGCTTCGGGTCACGCTTCATGAACATGCTGAAAGAC GCACAGTGGAACGGGCTGACCGGACAGATaaccataaataaaacagaCGGCCTGCGTAAAGAGTTTGATTTAGACGTCATCAGTCTGAAAGAGGACAGCCTGGAGAAG ATCGGTGTTTGGAACTCTCAAACGGGCCTAAATCTGACAGACACCAACAAGGATTCGTCGACGAATGTGACCGACTCAATGGCCAACAGGACCCTCATCGTCACAACCATCCTG GAAAACCCTTACGTCATGTACAAGAAATCAGACAAACCCCTTTATGGGAACGACCGCTTCGAAGGCTActgcctggacctgctcaaagAACTCTCCAACATTTTGGGCTTCTCCTACGAGGTAAAACTGGTGTCTGATGGCAAATACGGAGCCCAGAATGACAAAGGGGAGTGGAACGGCATGGTGCGAGAGCTCATTGACCAC GTGGCCGACCTCGCTGTGGCCCCTCTCACCATCACCTATGTGAGGGAGAAAGTGATAGACTTCTCCAAGCCCTTCATGACTCTGGGGATCAGCATCCTCTACCACAAACCCAATGGCACCAATCCAGGAGTGTTCTCCTTCCTCAACCCCTTGTCTCCAGATATCTGGATGTATGTTTTGCTGGCATGTCTTGGCGTCAGCTGCGTTTTGTTCGTTATCGCCCG GTTCACTCCCTATGAGTGGTACAACCCTCACCCCTGCAACCCCGACTCAGATGTGGTTGAAAACAACTTTACCCTGATAAACAGCGTTTGGTTTGGAGTTGGAGCGCTCATGCAACAAG GCTCAGAACTGATGCCCAAGGCTCTCTCTACGAGGATCGTTGGTGGAATATGGTGGTTCTTCACGCTCATCATAATCTCCTCGTACACTGCTAACCTGGCTGCTTTCCTCACCGTGGAGAGAATGGACTCACCAATCGACTCCGCAGACGACTTGGCGAAGCAAACCAAAATAGAATACGGTGCGGTGAGGGACGGCTCCACTATGACCTTCTTCAAG AAATCGAAGATCTCAACCTATGAGAAAATGTGGGCCTTCatgagcagcagaaaaaacACAGCACTGGTCAAGAATAACCGAGAGGGGATTCAGAGGGTCCTCACCACAGACTATGCTCTCCTGATGGAGTCCACGAGCATCGAGTACATCAGCCAGCGGAACTGCAATCTCACGCAGATCGGAGGCTTAATAGATTCGAAGGGATACGGCGTGGGAACACCGATAG GCTCACCGTACAGAGACAAGGTCACCATCGCcatcctgcagcttcaggaagaaGGGAAGCTGCACATGATGAAGGAGAAGTGGTGGAGAGGGAACGGCTGCCCAGAGGAGGACAGCAAAGAAGCCAGCGCCCTGGGCGTGGAAAACATTGGCGGAATCTTCATCGTTCTCGCAGCTGGACTCGTCCTCTCTGTTTTTGTAGCAATCGGGGAGTTTATTTACAAATCCAGGAAGAACTTGGACATCGAGGAGGTGAGCGTGGGGCAGTGCGAGTGGCACAACAAGTATTAA
- the LOC101071671 gene encoding claudin-8 encodes MVQALSEIAAVCVGFIGLIGAAATTGMPMWKVTAFIGENIIVMETRWEGLWMNCYRQANIRMQCKVYDSLLFLPPELQASRGLMCCSLALSGLGLFVGLAGLQCISCFRGNERAKSIFLMVAGGMQFLACICVFIPVSWTGHVIITDFYNPLLIDAQRRELGEALYIGWVTGAFLFASAMLFVCRRMPSDKGSFDVYHPANLLGYNQAPRKPTLMNYHPISSLSSLRSNTQPSLQNNGSVGQQLVLPLQTVPQVLTNNGPITPPLLYNPEFPGNAPLMYRDSVARHSSLRSADRVKDLYTPGNSLYISPNTLSYTLAGSGNPTASYQSSFHPVPHTPVFFGYQESRIQPGPHSNSSAGIYI; translated from the coding sequence ATGGTCCAAGCCCTTTCCGAGATAGCCGCCGTGTGTGTCGGCTTTATCGGACTGATAGGTGCCGCAGCCACCACGGGCATGCCGATGTGGAAAGTGACGGCTTTCATCGGAGAGAACATCATTGTGATGGAGACTCGCTGGGAAGGCCTGTGGATGAACTGCTACCGACAGGCCAACATCAGGATGCAGTGTAAGGTGTACGACTCCCTTTTGTTCCTGCCCCCAGAGCTGCAGGCATCTAGAGGCCTGATGTGCTGCTCCTTGGCCTTGTCAGGGCTGGGACTCTTCGTCGGTCTGGCAGGACTGCAGTGTATTTCTTGTTTCCGGGGTAACGAACGGGCCAAGTCCATTTTCTTGATGGTCGCTGGTGGCATGCAGTTCTTGGCTTGTATATGCGTTTTTATCCCCGTGTCATGGACGGGTCATGTGATTATTACGGACTTTTACAACCCTTTGCTTATTGATGCCCAAAGGAGGGAGCTAGGAGAGGCCCTCTACATTGGGTGGGTGACCGGAGCCTTCCTTTTCGCATCAGCCATGTTGTTTGTGTGCCGTCGTATGCCTTCAGACAAAGGATCCTTCGATGTGTACCACCCGGCCAACCTGCTGGGTTACAACCAAGCGCCCCGTAAGCCCACGCTGATGAACTATCATCCTATTTCTAGCCTTTCCAGCCTCCGGTCCAACACACAGCCATCTTTGCAGAACAACGGTTCGGTTGGGCAACAACTTGTCCTGCCGCTGCAGACGGTCCCTCAAGTCCTGACGAACAACGGACCGATcacccctcctcttctctataATCCAGAGTTTCCTGGGAATGCACCGCTGATGTACCGAGACAGCGTGGCTCGCCATTCCTCTCTGCGGAGTGCTGATCGTGTCAAAGACCTGTATACACCGGGTAACTCCCTGTACATAAGCCCAAACACCCTGTCTTATACACTGGCTGGTTCTGGTAATCCCACCGCATCGTATCAGTCCAGCTTTCATCCAGTTCCACACACTCCTGTTTTCTTTGGATATCAAGAATCTAGAATTCAACCAGGGcctcacagcaacagcagcgccggtatttatatataa
- the cldn8.1 gene encoding claudin-8, protein MANSTLELLGLLLTLIGLIGAAASTGMPMWRVTAFIGENIIVFETRYEGLWMNCFRQADIRMQCKVYDSLLALSPDLQAARGLMCCSLALGGLGLLISLVGLQCTSCIQNNDRAKRMVLVIAGTMIIMACICVLIPVSWTGHVIIRDFYNPLLIDAQRRELGEALYIGWVASAFLFVGGCMFFCCNLQSEDKERYIYSRNSNYMAYTPQPLQPQQLVFLPQPQPQAQPMLSRHPSTNYSYNSRYPSVRSGVAYL, encoded by the coding sequence ATGGCCAACTCAACACTGGAGCTACTGGGTCTGTTATTGACCCTCATTGGGCTCATTGGGGCAGCAGCAAGCACAGGGATGCCGATGTGGAGGGTGACAGCTTTCATTGGGGAAAACATTATTGTATTCGAGACCCGCTACGAGGGGCTGTGGATGAACTGCTTTCGCCAGGCTGACATCAGGATGCAGTGTAAGGTCTACGACTCCCTCCTGGCCCTCTCCCCTGACCTGCAAGCGGCACGGGGGCTCATGTGCTGCTCCCTAGCTTTGGGTGGACTCGGTCTGCTGATCAGCCTGGTGGGCCTGCAGTGCACCTCCTGCATTCAAAACAACGACCGAGCAAAGAGGATGGTTCTGGTCATAGCAGGAACCATGATCATAATGGCCTGCATTTGCGTCCTGATTCCAGTTTCGTGGACCGGCCACGTCATCATCAGGGACTTCTACAACCCTCTGCTGATCGATGCCCAGCGCAGGGAGCTCGGGGAGGCTCTCTACATCGGCTGGGTGGCATCGGCTTTTTTGTTCGTCGGAGGATGTATGTTCTTTTGCTGCAATCTGCAGTCTGAAGACAAAGAGAGATATATTTACTCTCGGAACTCTAACTACATGGCGTATACTCCACAACCTcttcagcctcagcagctggtGTTCCTTCCCCAGCCACAACCACAGGCCCAGCCAATGTTATCACGACACCCGTCCACTAATTACAGCTACAACTCCAGATACCCCTCCGTACGCAGCGGTGTGGCTTATCTCTGA
- the cldn8.2 gene encoding claudin-8, with product MASYTAYSGYSKPPLTYGGSYYDGKQPKAYTEYEDSVYEEKKRLEKKKRRDAVCCEVVALVIGFIGLIGVAAVTGLPMWKVTAFIEENIIVMETRWEGLWMNCYRQANIRMQCKVYDSLLFLPPDLQAARGLMCSSVALTCFALIVSAVGMKCTKVVDHRARTKHIVLVAGGCLFLMGCVTTLIPVSWTGHVIIRDFYNPLLIDAQRRELGEALYIGWVTSALLFSAGVILLCRHAPRTQDSEERIVYNPRGNLYMPAYTNQPYTYQPAYSYQPAYSLPPPGSVAYTPTQY from the coding sequence ATGGCCTCCTACACTGCTTACAGCGGCTACAGCAAACCGCCACTGACTTATGGAGGATCTTATTATGACGGGAAGCAGCCCAAGGCCTACACGGAGTATGAAGATTCCGTGTACGAGGAAAAGAAGAgactggagaaaaagaaacgCCGCGACGCCGTCTGTTGTGAAGTGGTTGCCCTCGTCATTGGCTTCATCGGGCTCATCGGAGTGGCGGCCGTGACCGGCCTGCCGATGTGGAAGGTGACAGCCTTCATCGAGGAGAACATCATCGTCATGGAGACGCGCTGGGAGGGTTTATGGATGAACTGCTACAGGCAGGCCAACATCCGGATGCAGTGTAAGGTTTATGATTCTTTGCTGTTCCTCCCTCCGGATCTCCAAGCTGCCAGAGGTCTGATGTGCAGCTCTGTGGCCCTGACCTGCTTCGCCCTCATCGTCTCAGCAGTGGGGATGAAGTGCACCAAAGTGGTGGACCACCGGGCGCGCACCAAGCATATCGTGCTGGTGGCGGGAGGCTGCCTGTTTCTGATGGGCTGTGTCACCACCCTGATCCCAGTGTCGTGGACCGGCCACGTCATCATCAGGGACTTCTACAACCCTCTGCTGATCGATGCCCAGCGCAGGGAGCTCGGGGAGGCTCTCTACATCGGCTGGGTGACTTCGGCTTTGCTTTTTTCTGCCGGAGTGATACTGCTGTGCCGCCATGCGCCGCGCACCCAGGACTCCGAAGAAAGGATCGTCTACAATCCCAGGGGAAATCTCTACATGCCTGCATACACAAACCAGCCCTACACCTACCAGCCAGCATACTCCTACCAGCCGGCCTACTCCCTCCCCCCGCCAGGCTCCGTGGCTTACACACCAACTCAGTACTAA